ATACGTTTGTTGCGCATACCGTCAAATTCACCGTAAAAAATCTGTTCCCATGTACCAAAATCCAGTTTTCCGTCAGTTACAGCGACTACAACTTCCCTTCCCATAATCTGACGCTTAAGATGAGCATCCGCATTGTCTTCATAGCCGTTATGTTCGTATTGGCTATAAGGCTTTTCGGGAGCTAATTTTTCTAGCCATTTTTCCATATCAGCATGCAATCCGGACTCATCGTCATTAATAAATACGCTGGAAGTTATGTGCATAGAATTGACCAGTACTAAACCTTCTTTTATACCGCTTTGTTGCAATGCTTCTACGACTTTGGGCGTTATATTAATAAAAGCTCGTCTTTTAGGAACATTGATAGTAATAATTTGTCTATAACTTTTCATAAGCATATTATACCAAATATGATAAAAAAAACAAAAGAAAATTTGAAAATTTAAATTAGAACAGTTAAATCTT
The sequence above is a segment of the Clostridia bacterium genome. Coding sequences within it:
- a CDS encoding secondary thiamine-phosphate synthase enzyme YjbQ; protein product: MKSYRQIITINVPKRRAFINITPKVVEALQQSGIKEGLVLVNSMHITSSVFINDDESGLHADMEKWLEKLAPEKPYSQYEHNGYEDNADAHLKRQIMGREVVVAVTDGKLDFGTWEQIFYGEFDGMRNKRILIKIIGE